The DNA region ATTTATTGCCTTACAAGCATACTCAAAGAAAACAGGTTTGCAAAAACTTTCTTGAAAGGATTCAAGGGGTCAAGGGATCCAGGGGGCGAGTGAACACCTTATTTTTCACCTCCCTTGAATCCTTGATCCCTCGAATCCTTGATCCCTTTTTAGAGCAAAATATTTGCAAACTCAATTTATTTGGGTATATTTTTGCATTTTGCTTTGTCCTTTTGATTTTTACATTTTGATATTTGCATTAAACTCCTTGTGGAATATTTCGCACCGGTATCCTAATTGTTTAACAAAGAATTACTTCTCAAATCAACGCAATTTGGAACACGCTAAACACGTACGGTAATTAATTACCAACCACCATTTACCACATCCGAGTAATTTTCCCTCAAATATCTCGTCAGACCTTCTAAATCCCTGGGAAGGGTTCTATTCGTCTTTTCCTCGATGAACGAATAGGTTAAGTCTAAACACTTTTGGGCAATGGATGAGGCATATTGAATATCTTTTTCATCGTATTCCTTTAATCGTATTTCACCAGCAATGGTAACACTGTATCTTGTCGGGATATAAGTCCATTCTAATTCCCTTAGATCAGACATAATTTCTGTAAAGCCTTCCCTCATTTTTTTTGAAAGGGCAGGGATAACAAACCTTTTAAAAATATTAGTGCATTTATGCTCCTTAATCACTAATTTCCCTAAGATTGCCAGACAACCCTTCATTGATTTTTCAGTTGCTTGTTGGAAATGAAATAAAGCCTTACTGTAACGATTATTTGTTAAAAGGTCATATCCACTTTCAAGGTCATCAAGGGCATCTCTGAGATAAGCAATTGCTCGGGCATGACACTTATGAAGATAATTCCCACCCAATTCTTGATTCCTCCTCATAGATAGGTTTTATTTTTTGAGAGATTATCAATTCTCTTAATTCCTCTAAAGGATAATTTCCATAAACGAGGACTCCGTCTGTTATCACTTCTAATGTAAATGGAGAGGAAAAATCTTTTAATCCCTCTTCAGTAACAAATACCGGGTCAATAGGATGCGTTAGCCCTATCTCATCACACAATTCCATTATTTTTGCACCAAATTTGTAGTCAGGTTGGGGATATTCTCTGACGATAATACAGAAATCCAGGTCTTCATCCGGATGAGATTTCCCCCTACCAACTGAGCCAAAGAGGATAATCGCCTTTATTTTTTCTCCTAATGTTTTCAAGCATATCTCGACAAATGAATTTATCTCCTTTGTGAGGAGCTCGTTAAATTTCTTTAGGGACATTTTCTATTCTC from bacterium includes:
- a CDS encoding HEPN domain-containing protein, coding for MRRNQELGGNYLHKCHARAIAYLRDALDDLESGYDLLTNNRYSKALFHFQQATEKSMKGCLAILGKLVIKEHKCTNIFKRFVIPALSKKMREGFTEIMSDLRELEWTYIPTRYSVTIAGEIRLKEYDEKDIQYASSIAQKCLDLTYSFIEEKTNRTLPRDLEGLTRYLRENYSDVVNGGW
- a CDS encoding nucleotidyltransferase domain-containing protein, whose product is MSLKKFNELLTKEINSFVEICLKTLGEKIKAIILFGSVGRGKSHPDEDLDFCIIVREYPQPDYKFGAKIMELCDEIGLTHPIDPVFVTEEGLKDFSSPFTLEVITDGVLVYGNYPLEELRELIISQKIKPIYEEESRIGWELSS